One part of the Ursus arctos isolate Adak ecotype North America unplaced genomic scaffold, UrsArc2.0 scaffold_16, whole genome shotgun sequence genome encodes these proteins:
- the LOC130543906 gene encoding ral guanine nucleotide dissociation stimulator-like, translated as MTARDRAMVVEHWIKVAKACQTLRNYSSLRAILSALQSVSIHRLENTWGKVSRKPLRIFQKLCSKDTAQCRNLLIKERPSNRFATMVMALRGAQKRMQKKVSVPEAQGLQSQRRRRAPP; from the exons atgacagcccgggacagggccatggtggtggagcactggatcaaggtggccaag gcctgtcaaaccctgaggaactactcgtccttacgtgccatcctctcggctctgcagagtgtctccattcaccgcctcgagaacacgtgggggaaggtttccag gaagccattgaggatctttcaaaagctgtgcagcaaggacaccgcacagtgcaggaacctgctcatcaag gagcgaccatccaatagatttgccaccatggtgatggccctccggggagcccagaagaggatgcagaagaaggtgagtgtgcctgaggcccagggcctccaaagtcagaggaggaggagggctcctccctga
- the LOC125283213 gene encoding ral guanine nucleotide dissociation stimulator-like — translation MWPSQCDQGAPPHLGHRELRKQEILFARIQLELFKKLLPHQCLGSVWSKHNKPGSEHLAPTVRATVAQFNGVAKCVITTCLGNPSMTARDRAMVVEHWIKVAKACQTLRNYSSLHAILSALQSVSIHRLENTWGKVSRKPLRIFQKLCSKDTAQGRNLLIKDTGCRALPWHFPHQVADVGYRSGGLSGGG, via the exons ATGTGGCCGAGCCAGTGCGATCAAGGAGCGCCACCACATCTGGGGCACCGggagctgagaaagcaagaaatattgttcgccaggatacaactg gagctgttcaagaagctgctgccccatcagtgcctgggctccgtctggtccaagcacaacaagcctggcagtgagcacctggcacccacagtccgggccactgtcgcccagttcaacggtgtggccaagtgtgtcatcaccacctgccttggcaacccaagcatgacagcccgggacagggccatggtggtggagcactggatcaaggtggccaag gcctgtcaaaccctgaggaactactcctccttacatgccatcctctcggctctgcagagtgtctccattcaccgcctcgagaacacgtgggggaaggtttccag gaagccattgaggatctttcaaaagctgtgcagcaaggacaccgcacagggcaggaacctactcatcaag gacacagggtgtcgtgcccttccttggcactttcctcaccaagTTGCTGATGTTGGATACCGCAGTGGAggtctatctggaggtgggtga